The region ATTGGTTCATGCATCATAATCTAAAATGACATACCaacgaaacaaacaaacaagcaaacaattaCCCTATTTTTTCCAGGATTAATTTTTAGCAAAAACTCATTCCATGTATCTCATGGATTTATCTCAAGCCAATTGCCAGAAGACAATGTTTTTATGGTTGCACACCATAGTCTTCCTTACCAAGGGAAATAAAACCTAAATAACTGAATGTGTGAATATGGGTTCAGTATTGCCTTTGTCTTGTCTTTGGAACCATCCATGCCTGGAATTTATTATCTTCCTTACTCTTAAAATGAAAATTGTAAGCTACTAGGGGTACTTCTCTGTATGCAAGTGAAAGCAACCATGCTTACATCAGAAAGTTATTaatttactctgaggaaagtgccTCCGTGCTAGTAGTTTTGAAAGAGAAACTTTGATCTCTTggtttctcatgctgtagatcaaTGGATTCAGCATGGGTGGAACCATGGAATATATCACAGCAGAAAGCACATCCAGGTGCGATGGAGTATTTGAGGTAGGCTTGAGGTAGGCGATGCTCCCAGTGAGAAGATATATGGATAAAACCATTAGGTGAGGGAGACATGTAGAGAAGGCCTTTAGCCTTCCCGAAACAGAAGGAATTTTTAACACTGTCATCAAAATCTGCACATAGGTTGTGACAACAAATGTAAAGCAGCCTAATGCAATGACACCACTAAAGACAATCATTCCCATTTCAGTTTGATTGAAGGCAGAACAGGAGAGTTTAAGCAGTTGTGGAATTTCACAGAAAAACTGATTGACAATATTGGAACAAAAAGGGGTTGCAAAGGTGCACATGGCATGCAATGTTCCATACAGAAGGCTAGAGAGCCACACACTAGCAACCATTTCAGTGCAGGCTTGCTTATTCATCACCATCTCATATTGCAATGGTTTGCAAATGGCAACATAtcgatcataggccatgactgTGAGGAGGTAGATATCAGATGCcgcaaaggaaagaaggaagaggacTTGAGCGGCACATCCAGAATAGGTGATGTGCCTGGTGTTCATGAGGATATTCGTCAAGGTTTTGGGGATAACAACTGAAACTTGACCAATGTCCTGTAAAGCCaagttcatcaggaagaagtacatgggagtgtgcagGTGATGGTCCAGGGCTACTGCAGAGACAATGAGGAGGTTCCCTGTCACTGTTATCAAGTACAATGTCAGGAACATAAGGAAGTGAAATATCTGCAGTTCCCGTACCTCTGAGAATTCGAGGAGCAGAAACCCAGACAGAGAGGACTCGTTCACCATGGTGATGATCCTTGGTCCTTATGAAGATGCATGCAGCCTGTTGGAAGATTAAGACAACTGTTCAAATGATAGCTGAATCATCTTCAAAACTGAGCTATATTTTTTGAGTTTacatttttgctgtttgtttGCTGCTACTTTAATGTTCACATCACTGTGTGCAGATGTCATTGATGTACTGAActgtcttaacccatttttgcccaatgttgcatatacgcaacatggactaaatgtgtacatccatgggctgggcaaaaaggggcttaaaccagtcattttcaaccagtgtgccacaggaatttgggtggAGGTTATTTatgagaaattttttaaaaaaatatttgaacaATGTTTAATACCTTGAAGCAATATGCTGAATAAGAAAATAAGGACATTTTAGATTTGGAGACTCGGCAGCCTGATAGAAAGGCATTAGAGAGGAATTCACATGCACATATTTACACCATCATAATATATTAGTCATTCAGGGACAGTATCATCTCCAAAACTCATTAGGTTTCCATTGAAAATTCTAAcatgttttttttcttaaggCGACATCTCTAAATGTCCTTTGACTTTCACTTGCGGTGAAATTGTAGTTGCACCTCTTCTTGGTTACATAGTTTTGTTGCTAATTTAATTACAGATTGCCCCAGGCTGAAATACTATGAATGCTAATTTGGAATTAGATCTCTTTGTAAGCAGTGGGATTTACTGagcaaatgtgcataggattaggctgtaaatccaTGTTGGGCTTCACATATCTGTAGGAGAGGagaatattggaatgaatgggaagaCAAGAAATGAAATATTTTGCTTGAAGTCTTGTTCAAGGACATAGAGAGAATTGAAGGAAACAGGGACTCTATTACTCTATTTGAGGAGGTGTATCTCATTataaagcacctgctttgtatgcaaaagAACTCAGATTCAACCACTGCCATCTCAATGTAGGGGGAGAGAAATACACCTATTTGAAACTCTGGGTTGCTGCTCTTGGTCAATGATGACAATAGCCAaatgagatggaccaatggtccttcagtataaggcaacttcctatgatTTATCTGTGGAAGATAAAGAGTGTGTGTgttagagaaagagagagaaactaTGACTAATAAAGACCTTGATGGATAAATAAAATGGTAAGTATATACTTAGCTTACTAACCTTTTTTCAGAGATTTTGGTCCGCTTTCAATGAACTTTTCATCCAGCGACAATCAATGACACAAATTCCACCAGCCATGAAATTGATAACAGTCCATCAGTTTATGATGACAATCAGCAATTGTTCTTGCTGAGTAAAAGTGTATTAGTACTCAGTTTGGTTTCTAGGGATTTGCTCTCAAGAGTTTAGCACAGCTTGGCCACTAAGGTATAGAAATAACTGTTTGGTTGGGAGTTTGAATAATATAGTTAAGCAAGGCTAGCTGTGTTTAGGTGCTTGAGAATGACAGGACTTATGGCAAGTGATAAGTAACTCTAACCTTATCAAAATGGCTGGAAAGTGGGCCTCCTCACTGGTTGGAGGAACGCCGAGAACCATGAATGCTACATTCCCTGCctaggggtggggaggagttctgcagctgggagagggcaggaggatgggagggaggggtgaaattcactgttggggtgggggagggtgggagggggtggttcagCCCTGAGTGGggagcagggacagcagcagaagTAGAGCAGGGACAGAATCGAATCATCCCTCCCCCATCTAAAAGTCCCATACAGGGTTAATCAGTCCTGTGCCAGTCATTGATCTGgcccagatctgagtagccccaataAGGCTGCCGGGGCTCAACGCAAGGTAAGGGCTCAaccgttcccttaccttgaggagatctttgGCTACCTCCCTgaccctgtgggatacagcagcagccaatcTGGTGCTGCTGTACTTCAGAATGGGCAGTCCCATTAGGAATGAGCTGTTAGTAAGAAGAaatagggtagtggttcccaaaattctcaggagttttactcccgatGTAAATCTTtgtgtgggatgggggaaggacaGCAACCCAATCCCTAGAATGTGTTGCTAaggaggggttggggggggctTTTACATATTTAGGGCTGCTGCAtgttgcaggagttgcagggagccccacacaacCCACAGCAGGCTTCCTGATGCTTAGAATGCTCAGAAAAAAAACTATCGCgaaccacttcctggttgtgacgtgaaactggaagtggttaactacggagggctgcatggggctccccacaactcctgcaaaGTGCAGCAGccgtaagtaaaagcacccccttcgccccccccttagtgacgtgatcctggggattgcatcgctaactctcccttttcccctgccccttaatggGGCGGGGGAAGCTTTTCataagctggtgggtcgcaacccaccagtttgagaaccacttaagTAGGGGATAAAGTGTGAGAATATGGCTTGAGAATACAGCTTTTGCAAAATGTGACACGCCATTCACCAGATCCCTTGCTGGATCATTCCaaggggccatctagtccagcttcctgtatctaagtGGCCTACCATATCCCTTGGGGCAAATTGGTCTATTAGAAATCTTGATGTTGATCTTTATGTTGATTATCTGAATGTAACTAAATAACTTAATGCAGAATTTTATCCTTTACAACTAGATCTTTTCTAGAATTTTATCCctgcttgaaaatggtgttatttattttactcagaagtgaactcattgtgttcagtaagacttgggctgcaaacctatctcactcactggaaacaaacactacTTACATCCTCCAATTAATATAGAAAAGctgaaagcagtgtttctcaactagtggtgctcgtaccaccagtgatacttgagccagtgatacttgaggtggtacttgtctggtgtacccacaatgggtctacttgactctgtgctggctatttagctggcacagagtaaagcagccccatgtcaggccaagAGGCCCACCATGGGTGTCTACATCCGgtagagctctgccagtcccatccaCTCCCGCATTCCTTGAGAACAGAGACAGACTGATAATGCTAGTATGTCAGGGTTATATGCAAAAAAACTAGCTACgtaattgggctctaaattaccTAATGGAAATTAAGTGACTCTAATGGAAAATTTGGGATTTTTAGTTCCATATCAGTTGTAGTGTAGCAGtagtgtagcagtgcagaagcactgggctttgGAGCTTTGGGCAAGACATGGCAATTTTGGGCAGGCACACCTGCCTTTTTCCCATCTGAGGCAAACCTTGGTATGTTCTTTGTCCATGGAAGCTGAGAGCGTGAGGCCCAGTGCAAAGAAAACAGGGATGAATTATGGTATAGATAAGAGTTAGAACTCAGAAGTTAGGAATGTGCTGTTGCCTGAGAAGCGCCTTATCAGTGACAGAGAGTAACCCGAGCCTTGTCATATATTGTTTAATGAGAATGAAATAAAAGCTGAGGGGGCTGGCTCAGAAAAGCATTTCTTCCTCCTTGCATTCAACTGAACACCCTTGCTTCAGCTCTTCATTGGTTTCAACTGATTGCTTCATCAGTGAGTGTTTGATACAGGGCACAAGGAAAGGAAAtagatttattttctttgttcCTGTTTTTGCTTTTGAGTTGCTGCAACTGAGCAGCCAAATTCTAATGAAATTCCCTTCTTCCAATGCAATGTCATCAGTGCAGgctatgctacatcctgcaggagAATTTTGCAAGCTGTAAGTTTTCCcttggtaaggggacatttatccctgagacctggagaaagccccagcaCCCAATGTGTGGCAACTAGGATCTACTGAAGATAAATACTTGGCACATGTCCATGTTGCTCCATGTCAggggatcaggaccaggaaggggtaGGGTACAGTGCGTGCAGCTGCCACCAATCCCATCTCCTTCCTGGGGCtaattctcccacccacccactgcatcaCTGACCTCCcgcatcctgttttgccctctccttcccctccccttcccctccctctacTGCCCGGGGCAGAACTTACCATGTCTTGCACATTATGGGACTTCCACTAGTGCTGCTGGGACTGTTTGGGCCTGGTTCAACACTAAATAACTTGAAACAGTCAACTGCTGGAGATGACGGTTTCAAGTGTTAATTCACATGCCTTACCCCAAAACATCCAGCTGACCATGACAATGAGGAACTGGCTCCTTAGCATGCATGCCTGAAGATATGGCCTTCCCTCCCAGAAGGCCCAACAAAAAACAAACTGGGGTGCAATGGGCAAAAGGcaatgggctggcgcaagtcccttgcaccgaccaatggtgttgtgaaagtgccttaaagcactttcatgccaccggTAGAGGAGAGAGGTCAGCAGGAACCCCGCTTGGTCGGCCTAAAAGATCAGCCTGTGCCAGCCAAACTAGGCtggtgtgggggtttggggagggtgtggggaaggtgggagagaggcatttggggcaggggggaggtgggggtgagtgggtgggtggggctaggatcctgcacttatgctggatcctatccccattctcaTGCAGCCTGGGGCGGCTCTGAGCTGCTTGGAGCTACACTACCTCTTTaagtagtgcagatccaagtaaccccattggggctgctgagtCATTACCCAGAGTAAGGAGAAGTGATTTGccttgccctggactgagccACAACTGACCCCAATCCTGCCATGGAAGAGGGGAAGACCTGCTGGCCTGCCAgagaaggttaggattgggctgtgggtgtcACAGGTGACCTTTCACAGTAGGAATCACACAGTTGTTAGCTAAGGATGTATGTCAATGTGAAGggaccataaaaaaaaaaaccaaagaatGCACGCTTGGAGAAACCAAGAAATTTAGAGATGGACATTTTGATCTCCTTGTTTCTTATGCTGTATATGAGGGGATTCATCATGGGTGGAACAATGGAATATAGCACAGTGAATGTCAAATCCAGATTTGATGGAGCGTCAGGGGTGGGCTTCAGGTAGGCAATGGACCCAGTGACAATAAAGGTGGAGAAAATAATGAGGTGAGGAAGACAAGTTGAGAAGGCCTTTTGCCTTCCCTGCACTGAAGGAATTCTCGACACAGAAATGAAAATGGGCACGTAAGTTATAATGACAAAGACAAAGCAGCCTAAGGCAAGAACAATACCAAAGACAATTGCTCCTATTTCAGGTAGATTTAAGTCAGAACAGGTGAGCTTAAGCATTGGTGGAACTTCACAGAAAAATTGATTGACAACATTGGAACAAAAGGGGGTTGCAAATGTCCCTGCTGCATGTAAGGAGCCATGGAGAAGGCTAACAATCCATACACCAGCAATCATTTTGATGCAAACTTGCTTGTTCATCATCATCTCATACTGTAATGGATTACAAATGGCGACATACCGATCATATGCCATGACTGTGAGGAGGTAGATATCAGATGATAAAAAGAGAATGACCAGAAGGACCTGAGCTACACATTCCAAATAAGAAATGTGCCTGGTATTGAAGAGGGAGttggccatggatttgggcaTAATGACTGAAACAGCACCAAGGTCCTGGATGGCCAAGTTCATGAGAaataagtacatgggggtgtgcaggcgATGGTCAAAGGCCACTGCAGAGATGATGAGAAGATTTCCTGTGACTATTGCCAAGTACAACACCAGAAACAGCAGGAAGTGCAGAATTTGCAATTCTCGAACTTCAGCGAATTGCAGGAGCAGAAACTCAGACAGAGAGGACTGGTTAgtcatggtgatgatgatgatgatgatttgctCTTAGTACGATGCATGCagccttttgaaagaaaggattaAAATGATACTGTAAAGTAGTTGTTATCATAAACAAGAAACACAACTACACCTAGAATTTTATGTTAGTAGTAGCAGTAGTTACAGAGGTCATAACCATAATGGACATACATTTTCTTGCTGTTAACTTTCTTAATGAATTCATGTAGATGTTGCATTATGAAAGATGATGTATCTAACCCGTCCCCCTCAATTCATCCCCCTTTCATTTATTTGGATTTCTAATTGTACGTGCAAGAGTCTAATTTACAAGCTGTCTAACAATCTGATATCAAAATACCAGAAAGTCAATTCACACAAATTTTAGTGAGCATAGAACTGGATTCCTTTATATCCAGTATATTAATCATTTCAAATAATCATATGTTTAGTAGAGATCAGTGCTTTTCCTCTACCAGGAAGTCCACTATCTCCCCAAATAtcttttggctttaaaaaaaattcctcagaTTTTTTGTCTGAGGAGGAGTCACCAAATTCTTTTCAATTTTTGCATTAAGTGAATTTTTAATGGCAGCTCTTATACAGACATCCCTATGTCCACAGGGGATATGTAGGACTGTATCAATGTAGGGTTCCGTGGCTCAGGAGgattctgctgccatctccgcaCCCCTCCTGGGTTTGATCCTCTCTCTGATTTTTCCCTCCTTGCCCAGTTCTGACCCCTCCCCGTCTTCCCtccacactcccccaccctgaaaagtcTTACCATCCACCAACAGCCCTGTTTACTGCCGGCTGCTCACCCGAGACATATTCAGCATTgaggtgcagaagtgccttatacTGCTTTGGTAACAGCGGTTGCCCAGAAAGTGCTGCATCTGCCTGTGCTTTCCAGATatggaattgggccctaaatcaaagAGGGCTTTAATGCATGTTGGGATTCACGTACTGATGTGAGAATATCTGAAAATATCCCTACACCTAGGTAGAAAGCTTATAGGTTCAGAGTCATTGAGACAAcagagggaaagtgagagtggaagAGAAAAATTAGAGGTGGAGAAAGGATAGATGTTGATAAAATTATAAGAGGAATGAAAAGGTTGAGAacaaaaggtaaaaagaaaagaTTAGAGGAGTATTTCCAAAATTCTTAAAATGATAagtaaattaagaacataaaTTGCTTACAGTTTTTCTTCTGAGGTTTCTTTCACTTTGGATTTGCTTTGTGGTCCATGGACACtgaataattgtgtgtgtgtccagGCTTTGACAATACTTAATTCAAGTTCTCCTTCAGTCGACAATAACAGAGGTTTATGAATCTTTCTCATAAGTTTCtagagacttgctcccaggagtcCAACACCGCTTAGCAACACATgcatcaaaaagaaaaaaatgaaattgggTGGGTGAATACAATTAAGAAATAATGACTGTAAAAGCCACGTGCACAGGCAAAGCTGTGATGTCATCTCCAACTGATTCCAGAAGGTCTTGTGCCACCAGctcaggagatcaggctagctaGAGTGGCCCACTGGGCAGATCCTCCCTCCTAGAACTATACTGAACCTCAAGGctctctatcaaaatcactctcacagtagcagTTGCAGAGCAAGGAGACGTGAAATTCCATTGTACTTCCTGTATAAGGAACCAGGCAGACTGGTGGTTAAATTGCAAAAAGTTTATTacaacttttttacttacttacacATGAGCCTATAAGCCTTCTATTGGTCTCTTTAGATGCACCATTTTCACtttcaaggagacaaaggggggcatggagtgttttaaaaagaggagataagatccaGAATGCATGACTACCACAGGCtccacccccacccaaaaataTTCTGGCactccacctccctgcccaaAGCCCTCCCCCTGTACTGGTTTACCAGCTTCAGAGTAGGACCTCTGCTGCTCTATGATATGGACCTCTATGATACGTTTGTCATCAGCAGCCAATTCACAACAATAGGATGTTGCCCCAATCTCATACATTCAGGGAGAGGATAGTTGTTACTGCTTTCATGTTGCTCCAAGCTGCCTTCCCTTCACAATTGGCAAACTGTGGGGCTCTGCAATATTGGGAAAGAATGGAGATTACTGAAATATCAGGGCCAGATATGTGTGTCACTAGAATATCAGGGTCCAgtatggggagtgggaggcggagtTGGGACCCGGCAGtcatgctggattccaacccccattcccaaggagcattgagcaacttcaagccactccgctctcctcagacttgtgctacctcaggaggtggcgcaagtccgaagagacccataggggcaagggtgtcttacccagaggtaagggggaaagtttcacCTTAcgcctggctgagccactttaggcacctatcctgtactggatacagtgcaagcctcttggcttgcccgttccagcgcaggataggattgcactcaaagggatctgcagacatccaccaaggTGTGTGTTGGGGTGGTTCCACACAACTCTTTAGTTTCTTCCCTTAGAGTTCAAGTGTTTCAGTAACTCTTCTGAGCATGGAAGGGCTGTGTCTGCGCCCTCACCTGAATGATGATCTATTCAGGTTATTATCTTGGAAACAGTTCATGAGGGCTGTGTACTCCCAACCGTCagaactgcaccagtactggttTATAACAGATCATGAGGACAGTTTGCCTAACTTAGTGGCCCAGCACTTGGAACACCTGAGGGTTGTGTTGGATCTGACCAAGTTGAAAATGTGTGTAGATTTTGGGGCAATGTATGTACTGTGTATGATGAGGAAACAGTTGATTTGCCAAAGCAGAGGAGACTCATCAGTAGAATTGGAttgtggagggagagagagagagagagagagagagagagagagagagagagagagatgctacaGACATCTAATGTGACCATGGACACCAATTTTGATTCTGTTtgccagcatttttttaaatgttcaccTCCCCCATTCTGATTTCACTACAGACCTTTGTGATGTGCTTGCTTCATTCTGTCATGGAAACACCAATTTTACTTCTACCCTCCACTTGCATTCCCCCCTACCCTCAACACATCCATTtactaatccataagaggactcACTATTGCCAGAAACTGAGAATGGACACCAAGATGAAAAACCATCCAAGCCATTTCTGCTTCTAATGGATTGTCTTGGGGCATGCTAACCTGCACTATAACGTAGCATGAAAGACACAATGAAAAGTTACTAGTTATGAATAGGGCCTCTTCAGGGAGGTGCATGTGTTGATTCTACTATGTTACCCTCACAACAAATGAATGTCGGCCAGTCAGGGAGACAGGGAGTGGCCTAAGGTAAGCCAGTGCACTTCATTGTTGAATGGTTAAAaccgtaagaagagccctgctggtcaaAGGGCCtgtctattccagcttcctggaaCTTTCCATGTCTGGTGCATTTTGGGACTTCCACTGGTGCTGCCAGCCCTGTTTCAGCCTAGTTCAACTAGGCTGAATAACTAGAACAGGCAATTGCTGGAGGTGACAGTTTCAGGTGTTAATCCACGTCTCTTACCCCAAAATGTCCAACTGATGGAAACAACAAGGACTGCCTCTCATAACTGCAAATATGGCCTTCCTTCCCAGAAGTGTATCCCAACAAAAAACAAACTGGGTGTCACAGGTGACCTTCCACAGGAGGCAGTTGCATAGATAGTGGGAGGAGGGGGGACAGTCCAGCCCAggtcagtggtgggcctggagaaGGTGAGGGGGACAAATGCCTCAAGCGCCACATCTGCGCAGCACTCCAGACCGTTCTGAAAGCTTCGTGAAACTTCcgacagtacttctggtttcctggaagtactgtttaagaacgTATGGAAAAGTGTTCCAAGTAGGTCCTGGCATCGTGCAAGGCTCCATTGTTCTGAGTAAGTATGGGGGCAGCGTCCTGTGAGGGGGCGGCCTCACAAACATTTGCCCAGGACACGTAGTGGGCAGGACCATTACTGCGGCATGTGCCAGCCTCAAGGGGACGTGatgccactagtgaccaaaatctctaAAATCATGCTtcgtaggaataataccatcatgttggaACCGTGCATGGAACCAAAAAGgtgtgttagtaaggtgacattcttttttttttttggggggggggggtttgacaccactagtgaaTAAAATTGTGGAAaacatggtttttaggaataatgtcATCTTGTTATATACAACTTGATAAGTAATTTCATTCAATGCTTgtgaggaaatattcactgcatttattttctagtcattattattgttcatttcatgtcatggctgttactatctctcagcctcacctacctcagagggttgtgtGAGGACAAAaatggggaggaaccatgcactcGACCCTGGGCCCcttaaaggaagggtggtataaaaatgtgaaaaataataagtaagtaagtaagtaaataaataaataaatccaatggcggtgacaaaaatttatgggccccaagtCTCAAATGTTCTAGCTATGCCATTTACAGGAGGGCAAATTGATTAGCGCTTTCCATTTTTGGTTATATTTTATGTTCTTTGTGGGTTGTAACGTTATTGTATGCACTTATATGCATATGCTGTAATATGTGTCTTTatatattgtaatgacctatggttatataataaaatatacatacatacaggagGGATTACACCGTTGTTAGCTAAGGGT is a window of Tiliqua scincoides isolate rTilSci1 chromosome 5, rTilSci1.hap2, whole genome shotgun sequence DNA encoding:
- the LOC136652960 gene encoding olfactory receptor 14J1-like, translating into MVNESSLSGFLLLEFSEVRELQIFHFLMFLTLYLITVTGNLLIVSAVALDHHLHTPMYFFLMNLALQDIGQVSVVIPKTLTNILMNTRHITYSGCAAQVLFLLSFAASDIYLLTVMAYDRYVAICKPLQYEMVMNKQACTEMVASVWLSSLLYGTLHAMCTFATPFCSNIVNQFFCEIPQLLKLSCSAFNQTEMGMIVFSGVIALGCFTFVVTTYVQILMTVLKIPSVSGRLKAFSTCLPHLMVLSIYLLTGSIAYLKPTSNTPSHLDVLSAVIYSMVPPMLNPLIYSMRNQEIKVSLSKLLARRHFPQSKLITF
- the LOC136652961 gene encoding olfactory receptor 14A16-like, with product MTNQSSLSEFLLLQFAEVRELQILHFLLFLVLYLAIVTGNLLIISAVAFDHRLHTPMYLFLMNLAIQDLGAVSVIMPKSMANSLFNTRHISYLECVAQVLLVILFLSSDIYLLTVMAYDRYVAICNPLQYEMMMNKQVCIKMIAGVWIVSLLHGSLHAAGTFATPFCSNVVNQFFCEVPPMLKLTCSDLNLPEIGAIVFGIVLALGCFVFVIITYVPIFISVSRIPSVQGRQKAFSTCLPHLIIFSTFIVTGSIAYLKPTPDAPSNLDLTFTVLYSIVPPMMNPLIYSIRNKEIKMSISKFLGFSKRAFFGFFFYGPFTLTYILS